GTCGATTTCCGCAAGGGCTGCTACGTCGGGCAGGAGGTGACCGCGCGGATGAAGCACAAGACCGAGCTGCGCAAGGGGCTGGTGACCGTCGAGGTCGCCGGCGAGGCCCCGGTCGGCACCGAGGTGGTGACTGGCGAAAAGCCCGCGGGCACGCTCTACACGCAGGCGGGCGGGCGCGGCATCGCCTACCTGCGCTTCGACCGGGCCGAGGGCGAGATGACCGCCGGCAGCGCCACGCTGCGCCGGGTCCCTTGAGCAGAGGCGCGCTCGAGCAGGCGCTCGGCGCGCGCATCACCGGCAGCCGGGCGCTGCACGGGGGTGATCTCTCGGAGGTCTTTCTCGCCACGCTGGCGGATGGCCGCGAGGCCGTGCTGAAGCGCGGCCCGCGCGTTGCTGCCGAGGCGCGGATGCTGCGCGCCATCGCCGCCACCGGGGCGCGTGCGCCCGAGGTGCTGGCGCAGGCTGAGGGCTGGCTGGCGCTGGAGGCCCTGCCCGAGACCGCGCCGAGCCCTGCCGGGTGGCAGGCGCTGGGGCAGGAGGTGCGCCGGCTGCATGGCTGCACCGGGCCGGGTTATGGCTGGGCCGAGGGATACGGCTTCGGCCCCCTGCCCCTCGACAATGCGCCCCGCCCGGACTGGCCGGGCTTCTGGGCCGAGGCGCGGCTGCGGCCCTTCCTGCCGCATCTGCCCGCGCGGCTTGCGCGGCGCGTCGCGGAGCTTGCCGCGCGCCTGCCCGATCTCCTGCCCGCCGTCCCGCCCGCCGCGCTGCTGCATGGCGATCTCTGGACCGGCAACGCGCTCTTCATGCAGGGCGCGGCCGCGCTCATCGACCCGGCCTGCTACCACGGTCATGCCGAGGTGGACCTTGCCATGCTCGAGCTCTTCGGCACCCCGCCCGCCGCCTTCTGGCAGGGCTACGGGCCGACGGAGCCCGGCCGCGAGGCCCGCCGCCCGGTCTACCAGCTTTTCCCGGCGCTGGTGCACCTGCGGCTCTTCGGCGGCGGATATGCGGGCATGGTCAGCGGGCTGCTCGATCAGGCGGGCGCCTGAAGGCGCTTTTCCAGCACCTCGACCGCCCCGATGGCCCCGGCGCCCAGCATCAGCGCGCGCGAGGGTGCGTTGGCGGCCTCCACGCGGGTGATCCAGCCCTGCGCGCCCTGCCCGGCGATCTCGGCCTCGAACCCGGCGATGAGCCGCCGCGCCACGCCGCGCCGCCGCCACGAGGGCTCTACCCAGATGTGCTCGAGCACCGCCCGGCGCGGCCCCTCGCCGCCCTGCCAGCGCCACACGAGGTAGCCGCGCGGCACGCCCCCCACCCGGTAGGCGCGCAGCTGCGCGCCCGCGTCCATCGCGGCGGCAAGATCATCGCGCAAACCGGCCTCGCCGGTTGGGCCGAGCCCGCGCAACATCCCGGCAAGCGCGGGAATGTCCGTTGAATCGCAAGGGGTAAACATGGAAAGGGCCTCCTGGCTTTGCGCCGGAGGCCCTCTGGTTCCGTTACTCTGCGCCCCCGGATCGCACGGGGACTGAAGTCGTCGGCGCGCGGGTTATGCGCGTTCCGAATACTCCATGGTCTCGGTGTTCACGATGATCATCTCGTCCTGGCCGACGAAGGGCGGCACGAGGACGCGCACGCCGTTGTCGAGCACGGCGGGCTTGAAGCTGTTGGCAGCGGTCTGGCCTTTGACGACCGGCTCGGTCTCGACGATCTTGCAGGTGACCTTCTGCGGCAGGGTCGCGTTCAGCGCCTCTTCCTCGTGGAATTCGACGAGGATGGTCATGCCGTCCTGCAGGAAGGGGCGACGCTCGCCGAGGATGTCGGCGGGGAGCTGCACCTGCTCGTAGGTCTCGGCGTCCATGAAGATCAGCTGGCCGGCGTCCTCGTAGAGGAACTGCATGTCCTTCTGCTCGAGACGGACGCGCTCGACCTTGTCCGCCGAACGGAAACGCTCGTTCAGCTTGGAGCCGTTGCGCAGGTTCTTCATCTCGACCTGGGCAAAGGCGCCGCCCTTGCCGGGCTTGACGTGGTCGACCTTTACCGCGGCCCAGAGGCCGCCGTCATGCTCCAGCACGTTGCCGGGGCGGATCTCGTTACCGTTGATCTTGGGCATGGTCAGAAAACTTCGCAGTAAGGTTGAAGGGGTTTTCCGGCCTCCTATATATGGCCGGTTCGCCCCGTGCAAGACAACGATATCTCGCGTTCCGCACAAGCCGAGGTATGCACCAGACGCAACGACGTTATGCGTTTCTGCCGTATCAGAATCAATCGGAATGGTCCATAACGCCGCACACGCCAGAAAAGACAAGAGCAATAATCATAAAGGTCAAAAGATGAAGGATTTCGTGGACAGCACAGCCTACCATGCCGAACAAGGCAACCGCGCGCGGAAACTTTTTGCCGCTGTGGTTCTGGCTGCGCTCGACGATGCAATCGCCGACGACAAGAAATACGGCAATGGTCCGGAGCAGATCGCCCGCTGGGCACGCTCGCGCGACGGCCGTGAAGTACTGAGCTGCGCTGGTATCGACCCGAACGAGCGGGTTGTGTCCGGCCTGATGGAATTCGTTTCGAAAGGTGTTCGCACCTCGGTCGCGCTGTCGCGCGAAGAGAGCGAGCGTCGTCACGCAGCTGCAGCCGCGGAACAAGCCGAAGCCGCTTGATCCCGGTTCCGGGGGTCCACCCCCAGCCAGTCGAAGGCGCGCCCCCACAAGGGCGCGCCTTCGGCGTTTCCGGCACCCGGACAGGCCGGATCCCGCCTATTTCCCAGAGGATCAGCCAAAAGCCGCCGGCCCCGGACACGAGGGTGCCGGGGCCGTTGGCCCGAAACATCTGTCCGGAAAATCAGTCCTGATCGTCGCTTGCGAGGATACGCTGCAGTTCGCGGCGCACCATCTTGCGCACGTTCCGCCCGACGCGGTCGCCGAGCACGCCCTGAAGTTCCTCGCGCACCACCTCGGCGACGAGCTGGCGCAGGCGGTCCTCGTCGATCCCGGCCAGCGGGGCCTCGGGCGCGGGGGCATCCTCCACGGGCGAGGCGGGCTCGCTGCGCAGGCTGCTCTGGCTGCGCTGCCAGACCGGGTTGCGCAGGATCTTCACCGGGCGGCGCGGCGCGGGGGCCGGCTCGGGCTCGATCGCCTCGGCGGCCTCGTCCCCGGCATGGCCACGGGCGAAATTGTCATCCTCGGGCTCTTCGTCCAAGAGCGTCTCGTCGAGATCCTCGGGCTCCTGCGCCACGGGGAACGGCTCGTCGACCAGCTCGGGCTCGGGCATCGGGCGGCTTGCCAGCTCGGCATCCTCCTCGGCCACGGCAACCGGCTGCGGCGCGGCGGGCTCCTGCGCCGCCGGCTGGTGCCGGAAGATCGCCGCGGGGGCTTCCTCGCCCTGCTCGGGCTCGAACTCGGTGGTGCTGCGGGCGATCATCTCCTCGAGCTCGGCAATCTTGCGGGCAAGGCTGCCTTCCTTCGCCTCGGGCTCCGGGGCGGGCTCGACCGCCGGAGCGGGCGGGGTCGAATCGCGCAGCTTCAGCGCGAAGAAATCGGCGATCGAGGCCTCGGCCAGCGGGCCCTCGGCGCTCTCTTCCACCTCGACGAAGGGGGCCTCCTCGATCTCCTCCTCGGCGACCGAGTCCTCAGACGCGGCGGCGGGCTCCCCTTCGGGGCGCAGCAGGGTCAGCGGGTTGCGGCGAGCGGCCTCGGCGACCTCTTCCTCGGCCGGGAACAGCCGTGCGGCGACCGGGGCGGCATGGCGTTCACGCTCGCGCTCGGCGGCCTCTTCGCCCTGCCGCTCGTCCGGGCGGGGCTCCTGCACGCGCAGCGCCGGGGTCAGCACCAGGCGGCCCGACGCGGCGGGCCGCGGCGTCATCGGCGCATCTGGCTGGGATTCGGAACGGGAATCTTCGGACACCAACCTCCGGATAGAGGAAAGAACATCCTCGATTTCCGCATTGGTCACGGGATCGGACATTTATGTACCACTCTTGCCTGTCCCCCGAGTGTAGCGGCTCGGGGGGTGCCAGACAACAAGGACGAGGAGAAGCTTACTGCTTCCCCATCGCCTTCAGGATGCGGTTCAGATCCTCGCCCTGGCGGGACTGGACCGGGGCCGACTTGACCAGGTTGTAATACTCGGCCGGGTCGTAGCGCGGCACGTTCAGCGCGAGATCCTCGGCGGTGAGCTGGCCCATGGTGTAGAGCACCGAATAGGCCGCGATGGTCTCGTCGACCTCTGCCGAGATCTGGGTGTTGCGCGCGTCGAGCAGTTCCTGCTCGGCATCGAGCACGTCGAGCGTGGTGCGCGCGCCGAGCGTCGCTTCCTCGCGGGTGCCGCGGAAGGCGACGGTTGCGGCGCGGACCTGCTCGTCCGAGGCGGCGCGGGCCGCCTGCGCGACGCGCAGGTTGGCATAGGCGTTGGCAACGGATTGCGGGATCGACTTGGTCAGCTGCAGCAGCGCCGCGCGGTTCTGGTCGCGGGTGGCGATCGACTGGCGCTTCAGCGAGCTGAGGTTGCCGCCCTGGTAGATCGGGCCGCCGAAGTTGAGGCCGATGGTGCCGCCGCGGGTGCCGGCCTCGCTGTCGAAGCTCTCGTCGTAGCCGTAGGTGCCCTGCAGCGCGACGGTCGGGCTCATCGAGGCCTGGGTGACCGCGATGGCGATCTCCGAGGCGGCCACCTGGTGCTGCACCTGGATGATGTCGGGATGCGCGCGCAGCGCGATGCGCTTGGCGTCCTCGGCGGTGGCCGGGATGCGCGGCAGGCTGCCCGGCGACACGAGATCGCCCGGAAGACGGCCGACGGAGGCGCGGTATTCCTCGCGCGCCTGCGCCAGCGCGCCCTCGGCGGCGGCCAGCAGCGAGCGGGCGGCGGCAAGGCGGGCCTCGGCGGAGGCGACGTCGGTGCGGGTGACTTCCCCCACCTCGAAGCGGTCCTCGGCGGCGCGGAGTTCCTCGCCGATCACGCGCACGTTGTTCTGGCGCAGGGCCAGGGTCTCGATGGCGCGGCGCACTTCCATGAAGGCGTTGACGGCGCGCAGCAGCACGTCCTGCTCGACCGACACGAGGCCGGAGCGGGTGGCAAGGACGGTTTCCTTGGCCGCGTCGACCGACAAGCGGTTGGCGCCGCCGTCGAACAGGGTCAGCGTGGCGGAAAGGCCGATCGAGGCGGTGTCGGTGGCCGAGCCGGTCCATTCGAAGCCGGTTGCGAGGCTGCGCGTGGTGCCGTAGCTGCGCGAGATGTCACCGGTCCAGGCGATGACCGGCCGCAGCGCGGCGATGGCCTGCGCGACCTCTTCGTCGGCGGCGCGCAGCACCGCGCGGTTCTGCTCGAGCAGGCCGCTGGTGTTGTAGGCCCCGGCGAGTGCATCCGCCAGCGACTCCGCCGCGGCGGGCATCGCGAGCCCGGCCGCGAGACAGACGCCCGTCATCAAAGTCTTCAGCGATTTACGCGCCATCATCCTGCCCTCTCGATCCTGTTTGCTGCGCGCCTGCCCTTGGGGTCAGAGCGCGAAGGCCACCTCTTTTTCGAACCCGGCAAGCACCGGCGCGGTGGCGTTGAAAGAAAACCGCCAGGTGATGGTGCCGTCGATCTTCCAGCCGACCTTTACCGTTCCCAGCGCCCCGTCCATGAAAATGCAGGCAATCCGCCCGCCGTCCTTGAGCTGTGCCTCGATGGAGGCGGGCAGCGTCTCGATCCCGCCCTCGACGACGATCGCGTCGTAGGGGCCGTGCTGCGGCGCGCCTTCGACAAGCGGGCCGGTGTGCAGGATCACGTTGTCCGCATGCTCCATCAGCAGCGGCTGCGCCTCGGCGGCGCGGTCCGCGTCGTCCTCGACCGCGACCACCGCCTCAGCGATGCGCGCGATGACCGCGGAACTGTAGCCGAGCCCGGCGCCGATATCGAGGACGAGGTCGTCCCCGTCGACGTTCAGCGCGTCGAGCATCTTCGCGAAGGTGCGCGCGTCGAGCACGACACGTCCTTCGCCAAGGTCGATGTTGTGCCCCACGTAGGCCGCGTCGGCCAGTTCGTCCGGCACGAAGACTTCGCGCGGAACCCGGAGCATGGCTTCGATGACAGGGAACTTGGTGACGTCCGAGGGACGAACCTGCGTATCAACCATCATACGGCGGAGGGTGACGAAATCGGTCATCCGCTAAACTCTTCCGTTCAGATATCCTTACAAAATCTTCTGCCACACTTGCCCCGCGGGGGCAATGTCCGGGTGCCTACAAAAGAACACACCCACACCAGACTGTGGCGCGGGCGCTTCGAAAGCAATAGATTTTTAAGGCTCTGGCGCAAGAATCCGGCTGATCTCAGGGGCCTGCGGCGGCGGGCGTGTCAGTCCTTGCGCATCGCCTGCCCCGCCGCGCGACCCGCCAGGAAGGCCTCGACGAGCGAGGTGACCGGCGCGCCGGTGCCCACCGGAGTCGCGCTGAGCCGCGGTCGCACGGGCAGGTAGAAGAGCAGCAGCGCCAGCACGAGGTAGACGCCGCCGACCACCAGCGCCGCGACGATCGCGCCCTGCGCCTCGACCAGCGCGAGCCAGCCCGCGACAGTAAAGAAAATCGCCGCGACGGCCATGCAGACCGCCCCGGCGATGTTGCGGCCGACCCGCGTCAGGCCGGCCCTCAGTCTTGCCTCGAACAGGGCGAACAAGCGTACTTACCTCCGGCTGCCGATGTAACCGATGAGGAAACCGACGGCCGCGGCAAGGCCGATGGCCTGGAACGGGTTGGCCTGGATCTGGCCGCGCGCGCTGTTCTCGAGCTCGGCCACGCGGACACCGGCCTCGCGCAGGGCCTCCTCGCCGCGGTCGCGCATCTCCTGCGCCTTGGCTTCGCCGGCGGCCTTGTACTCGGCGCCGCGGCGCTTGCCGATCTCGCCCACCAGCTCGGCCAGCGAGGCCATGTCGGCGCGCAGCGTCTTGATCTGATCGCTCAGTGCCTCGCTGTCGGTCGGCAGCGGCTCGGCGACCTTCGGGGTGCCGTTCGATTTGGTTGCAGTCTGGGCCATGGTGACGTCCTCCGTCTGCGATTGGCTTTTGCGACCAACCCGGGAAGTCTGCGCGAAGTTCCCCGGTTCACGCAAGTTTCATTACCCGGCGGAACGCGGGCCGTCCTTGAGCAGGATCAAGCCGGAGAGCGGCTTCTATTCGCCGAGCGCGATGCCCTCGCGCCGCGGATCGGCGCCGCCGGTAAGGGTCTCGCCCACCCCGATGGCATGCAGCCCCGAGTTGAGATCCTGCGCCTTGGTCTCGAAGCCCATCTCGCCGAGCGGTCCGGCCAACGCCTCGGCATCCGTGCCCGCCTCGAGATCCATCGTGCCGAAGCGGTTGAGCACATGCGGCATGGCGACCGCCTGTTGCACGTCCATGCCCCAGTCGAGATGGGCGATGACCGCCTGCGCCACGTAGCCGATGATCCGGCTGCCCCCCGGAGAGCCGACCACCATCACCGGCGCGCCGTCCTTCATCACGATGGTCGGCGCCATGGACGAGCGCGGCCGCTTGCCCGGCTCGAGCCGGTTGGCGATGGGCACGCCGTTCTCGTGGGTCTCGAAGCTGAAGTCGGTCAGCTCGTTGTTGAGCAGGAAACCCCGCACGAAGAGCCGCGAGCCGAAGCCGTTCTCGATCGTGGTGGTCATCGACAGGGCGTTGCCCTCGCCGTCGACGATGGAGATGTGCGAGGTCGAGGGGAACTCGATCGACCGGTCGTCGGCGCGAAGCTCCGCGTGGTCCCAAGCGGGATCGCCGGGCGCCACCTCGGTCAGCGCCGTGGTGCCGCCGAGCAGCTCGGCGCGGCCCTTGAGGTAGGCGGGATCGACCAGCCCCTCGGTCGGCATGGGGACGAAATCGCTGTCGGCCATGTAGCGGCCGCGGTCGGCGAAGGCGAGGCGCGAGGCGTCGCCGATCAGCCGCCACGCCTCGGCGCTGTCCGGCCCGAGCGTTGCGAGGTCATAGGGCTCGAGCGCGCCGAGGATCTGCCCGACGGTGAGCGCCCCGGACGAGGGCGGGCCCATGCCGCAGACGTCATGGGCGCGGTACTCGACGCAGACCGGAGCGCGCTCGATCACGTCGTAGAGCGCGAGGTCGGCGGTGCTCAGCAGCCCAGGGTTGCCCTCGGCCCCGCGCACGGTCCGCACGATTTCCGCGGCGATCTCGCCGCCGTAGAAGGCGGCGCTGCCCTCCGCGGCGATGGCCCGGAGCGTGTCGGCATAGGGCTGGTTCAGCACCACGTCCCCGGCCTGCAGCGCGGTGCCGCCGGGGAAGAAATAGGCGTCGGTCTCGGGGAAGCGGCGCAGCGCGTCCCCTTCCTCGGCGATCAGCCCGGCAAGCCGGGGCGAGACGGCAAAGCCCTTCTCGGCAAGGCTGATCGCCTCATCGAAGAGCCCCGGCCAGCTGGTCCTGCCCCAGCGCCGGTGCGCCTCCTCGAGCAGCCGCGGCGTGCCCGGCGTGCCGACCGAGAGCCCGCCGATCACCGCGTCGAGAAAGCCCAGCGGCTCGCCGTTGGCGTCGAGGAAATAGGTGGGCTTCGCCTCGAGCGGCGCGGTCTCGCGCGCGTCGAGCGTGGTGAGCGCCTTGGTCTTCGCGTCGT
The Salipiger sp. H15 DNA segment above includes these coding regions:
- the efp gene encoding elongation factor P, coding for MPKINGNEIRPGNVLEHDGGLWAAVKVDHVKPGKGGAFAQVEMKNLRNGSKLNERFRSADKVERVRLEQKDMQFLYEDAGQLIFMDAETYEQVQLPADILGERRPFLQDGMTILVEFHEEEALNATLPQKVTCKIVETEPVVKGQTAANSFKPAVLDNGVRVLVPPFVGQDEMIIVNTETMEYSERA
- a CDS encoding fructosamine kinase family protein, whose product is MSRGALEQALGARITGSRALHGGDLSEVFLATLADGREAVLKRGPRVAAEARMLRAIAATGARAPEVLAQAEGWLALEALPETAPSPAGWQALGQEVRRLHGCTGPGYGWAEGYGFGPLPLDNAPRPDWPGFWAEARLRPFLPHLPARLARRVAELAARLPDLLPAVPPAALLHGDLWTGNALFMQGAAALIDPACYHGHAEVDLAMLELFGTPPAAFWQGYGPTEPGREARRPVYQLFPALVHLRLFGGGYAGMVSGLLDQAGA
- a CDS encoding protein-L-isoaspartate O-methyltransferase — encoded protein: MTDFVTLRRMMVDTQVRPSDVTKFPVIEAMLRVPREVFVPDELADAAYVGHNIDLGEGRVVLDARTFAKMLDALNVDGDDLVLDIGAGLGYSSAVIARIAEAVVAVEDDADRAAEAQPLLMEHADNVILHTGPLVEGAPQHGPYDAIVVEGGIETLPASIEAQLKDGGRIACIFMDGALGTVKVGWKIDGTITWRFSFNATAPVLAGFEKEVAFAL
- a CDS encoding GNAT family N-acetyltransferase, which gives rise to MFTPCDSTDIPALAGMLRGLGPTGEAGLRDDLAAAMDAGAQLRAYRVGGVPRGYLVWRWQGGEGPRRAVLEHIWVEPSWRRRGVARRLIAGFEAEIAGQGAQGWITRVEAANAPSRALMLGAGAIGAVEVLEKRLQAPA
- a CDS encoding DUF6280 family protein yields the protein MKDFVDSTAYHAEQGNRARKLFAAVVLAALDDAIADDKKYGNGPEQIARWARSRDGREVLSCAGIDPNERVVSGLMEFVSKGVRTSVALSREESERRHAAAAAEQAEAA
- the ggt gene encoding gamma-glutamyltransferase — protein: MRAIILSNLLALALAAPLTAQQATDAVAPEAATETAEIVGLSAAARAATETKAQGKPTEAKDWMVAAANPLAVEAGARVLREGGSAADAMIAVQAVLGLVEPQSSGLGGGAFLVWYDAKTKALTTLDARETAPLEAKPTYFLDANGEPLGFLDAVIGGLSVGTPGTPRLLEEAHRRWGRTSWPGLFDEAISLAEKGFAVSPRLAGLIAEEGDALRRFPETDAYFFPGGTALQAGDVVLNQPYADTLRAIAAEGSAAFYGGEIAAEIVRTVRGAEGNPGLLSTADLALYDVIERAPVCVEYRAHDVCGMGPPSSGALTVGQILGALEPYDLATLGPDSAEAWRLIGDASRLAFADRGRYMADSDFVPMPTEGLVDPAYLKGRAELLGGTTALTEVAPGDPAWDHAELRADDRSIEFPSTSHISIVDGEGNALSMTTTIENGFGSRLFVRGFLLNNELTDFSFETHENGVPIANRLEPGKRPRSSMAPTIVMKDGAPVMVVGSPGGSRIIGYVAQAVIAHLDWGMDVQQAVAMPHVLNRFGTMDLEAGTDAEALAGPLGEMGFETKAQDLNSGLHAIGVGETLTGGADPRREGIALGE
- a CDS encoding TolC family outer membrane protein → MTGVCLAAGLAMPAAAESLADALAGAYNTSGLLEQNRAVLRAADEEVAQAIAALRPVIAWTGDISRSYGTTRSLATGFEWTGSATDTASIGLSATLTLFDGGANRLSVDAAKETVLATRSGLVSVEQDVLLRAVNAFMEVRRAIETLALRQNNVRVIGEELRAAEDRFEVGEVTRTDVASAEARLAAARSLLAAAEGALAQAREEYRASVGRLPGDLVSPGSLPRIPATAEDAKRIALRAHPDIIQVQHQVAASEIAIAVTQASMSPTVALQGTYGYDESFDSEAGTRGGTIGLNFGGPIYQGGNLSSLKRQSIATRDQNRAALLQLTKSIPQSVANAYANLRVAQAARAASDEQVRAATVAFRGTREEATLGARTTLDVLDAEQELLDARNTQISAEVDETIAAYSVLYTMGQLTAEDLALNVPRYDPAEYYNLVKSAPVQSRQGEDLNRILKAMGKQ
- a CDS encoding DUF883 domain-containing protein, coding for MAQTATKSNGTPKVAEPLPTDSEALSDQIKTLRADMASLAELVGEIGKRRGAEYKAAGEAKAQEMRDRGEEALREAGVRVAELENSARGQIQANPFQAIGLAAAVGFLIGYIGSRR